The region TAAATTCTTGTTTttgtaataatgaaaaatctagaaacaaaatcgaaaatctACCTTTCCCTTATTTAAATCATACACTGCATACTTTGAATAGGGTGAATAACTGACttttacattgaaaaaagttgtttGATACGTGGCTATATGCATAAAAACCATGTTTGTTTATCGTTTTGACATTGAACAATTCTACAATAATCATCTTGTTGTTAAAAGAGTTTCTACTGACGCTTGTTTGTATGTACGCATTGGATATCAAATTCTCGGTAATCTTTATTTATATCGAACTAATTTTGTTCGAATTTCCAGACAACAATTCGAGTGCCCAATTTCTTAATCGTCTGCACCGAAATTTCAAGAAGGAAAATACAGCAATCCTCGCAATCGTACACTTGACAATTTGTTTAAATGAAGCGTCGCTAAAATGTATATTAAGTCTGataattatgtatgtataatcgTAATATTCACACTCGAATTAGTTGAACCAATAAGTATGAATTAATAGTTCAGAGGCGCTGAGACAACTCACAATTACTAAGATACCTTAAATaagtagaaaattaattcatgCATAAATTATAACGTGCTATCAAAGTTCAACTctaatacaataaattttacataaatGTTAAATTATTCACTTATCTGTATTACTCAGTATTATAAATGCACAATGTATTGTTGCCGAATTTTGCACAATgctagaaaaatatttgcacaTCCTTAATTCGTGTATCGGGCAAACCGTTTAAAGCGTGCATTCTGTTTCTGAAGATGAGATGGCTTTAAAGCTAAAACCCCAAAATACCCGGTGCTTCTTTTGAACTCTCAAGGCCACTGAGGTCGTCATTCCCCTCTTAGAATGCACGTGCAAAACACATTTCTTCCCGCTTCCTCAATACGTATAGAAGCGTGAgaatctgacaatgagagcCAGAATTATTAATCACGTTCACAACCACAGGTGTAATAATTttacgtttcacaaaattaGGTGAGATCCTTGTGAATTAAAGGTACGGCTTTCGCCGGCCATTCTGAAATATCTGCAGTTGCTAAAAAATGAGACTTATTTCTATAATACCTACGTTCCAACAGGAAACCGACTGTTCTCAAATTCTACCACGCATAATGGTTTCTCTGAAAAATTATGTGCAgtcaaagtttaaaaattgacCCTCAAAAACCTGCGTTCGTCTCTGTATTCGAGATTAGGTTAATGATTTTCTGTTACTTTGGgtttaataacaaaataattcaCTTACTGTAAATTATATGAATGCGAATATTTAAGTATGAATAATTCACTAATGATGTATGATTTGATTTTGAAGAGATCTCTTTTATTACCTTCtacaaattttctaaaatattttagtATTCGTACGATAGTGTATGTGAAAATAAACGTATAAGTAACAACGTAAGATTgaagaattaataaaataGTTTTAAATGATCAATAATAACACACGACCATGTTGTTTTTGTGATTACTTTTATTAAGAAATACTTTGCACTTAATAAATGCCTTACTTTGTAACTAATAAtaaccatcatcatcatcttcgTCATCATTAACGGGATCATCattatagttattattatttgttattattattattatcatcattatcatacTGCTGCTCTAAGTTTCTAATTCGAAGCATGCTTCACTAAGACATCTTACGCATCCTAAAATTAAGTAATCATATATTCTTAAAACGTTAATCATCATTTCATAAAAATGACGGAAAATACTTTGATTTCAAGAAtctggcaatttttttttttttttcttcctctttagCTGCTAAAAACATCGCTGGCAACTTATATGGCTAatgatctaaaaaaaaaagatttttctacaattgGTAAATTTCTACATAGAGTAGAATATTCACTTGAACAGAAACATAATggatatttatatatctataatatatacctGATCGGGGATTCATAATAGCGAATTATGATATCAAAATACATAGGCGTAACGGAATTATATCCAGAATTATTCGTGATGCAGTAACAATTGTACAATCAACTAACTAATGTTTCCAGTGTGACACAAATTTCGCAGACTTCAGACTAAAGCAGATGTGGCAAGTACAGATATGACAGATCGTTATCAAATAGTAATAGTATGATACCTGTTGGCCAAATCGTCgtatatattcaattataacgGTGGAGccaagaataaaataattttgtaacatTTACCATCAATTGGGTAATTTTTCTGAGTTTTATAGACAGTTTTAATTGTTGACATAggaacattttcatttttgaaaaagacgattttttctggcaattaaaaaaactttatGACGACTATTTCTAAAAAAGTGAGACATTGGAAATAATGCTCTGTAAATACTTCATTCTATGTTCCATTTTTCGCGTTTGTTATTTTACAACTAATCCAGATTTATGAAGTCAATATCAATGAAACATGATTAGGCCCGAAAGATCATTTGATTAAACATGAATTGACACGGGAGAGAGAACTTCAGCCAGATTCCTTGCTTTAGTGATTGAACCGAAGTTTGGCAACTGAATAATACACTTACGGAAATGATTAATAAAGCATCGAACCAGAATTTTCAGCTGCGAAATGTAGTAGTCTctacaaataataatacctAACTCGGTAGAAATGggtaattgataaataataaatgatagaaattaaatagaattaggataataaaaaatggctAAATATGCATATAGTATATCCTAATAGCGGCTATGACAATAATCGTTAAGTATTTTCCACGCTTATTTGATTGTTGTTTAGTTACACgttatgaaatattattatacacatgaGTATGACACGGATTACCGCTAGAAAATAAAGACACAAACACTCTGAACCTTACTGGTTCAACATTTTTGCTAATCTTACAAATGCGTTATGTATGCCGTtaaagaattaattattcttcattgGTTTGAAATACTGGGTTCAATAATCTTCATAAAACCTTTGTCGACTGGAAGCTTAGGACAATAATTTGTACCTAAGAGTATACAGAAGAAGTGCTGAACATCGAATCGAAAATCGTTTCTTCGATTTACTTATCGTAAAACCACGGTAAACTGTAACACTTGAGATAAATTAATTCTGACCGATTTTTGTGAGTTGATTGTTTTCTCACACTAAAACCGACATTCCTCGTTCGTCGACGCATATATTGGCATTCGGTACATATCAaccggaataaaaaataagatcGGATATTTGGGATATGAAAATCAAGATTTTGCCGAAAAATCGAATgttaaaaagtttttaaattgtGTCGATCAATGTAATagctttcaaaatttatagcgactaattcaaatcaattcgaaaaatgtcgaaaaaactaGTGCCTTCGAGTCAAAgcaattatataaaataatccCGAGCCAAATCGGACAGGTCAACGGTCAGACCCAGGTCGATTTAACATGGAATGTCCCATACATTACAAATGTATTTTTAgtttatatgaaaaaattactataagaattcttaatttcattaaaacaGTAAACATAAGCGCAAAATGACGAATAACTTTTCtcccaaatattttctttgtctCAATTTGTCTAGGACAGTTATATGCGAAACAACGCAAAACGTATCATAATCTTATATCTGTTGCTTGACATGACTACTTAGCTCGTTTAATGGTGCGTAATCGCGGATTACATTGCTGTGAATTATGTAACGTTGTAAATGCTTTTTGAAagctttgtaaaataaattactaTCGTCAAAcagtatgaaaataatttggtaTATGGTCCTTTGTTCAGCACTGTTACCTGTAAAACACTCTCAACTAATATGGGTCGATTTTATTGCATAGTATGGAAAAATATGATTCTATCAAAATGCTATTTAACAAAGGCAATACATCGCTCTCTACGACTTCAAatgttgtcattattattgcCTATTAGACAAAACTTTTCTGAAAGGCCAAACCAACTTCAACAAAAAtgatagataaaaaattataatcatgaCTTTCTTCCAtcatttttgttaaaaatggtaaaattattttgttttcttctttctacCCTCTATTTAAAACTTTATGTTTGTACACTATTGCGTAATAAGCATTGATTAATTTACTATATGTCATGATTCCTCATTTTTTTCGTGGCGCCTATGAAAGCTAAACAGTTATCTCTGAAAGAATATCGATCTAATTACTCGTTACCATATAATTTAACAATATATTTATCAGTGTATTTGCATAGTTTATGAGAAATGGCCAGAAAGAACTCACTTTTCATGATAAAGTGCCTACAAAAATATCTGTATAAGGATACGGGGGCTGCGGTTACTAAGTTATTACTAATTAATTAAGTATTCCCAGTATCTCCAGTCTCAAACTTAGTTCTGTTAGTATAATCATTAATATATGGTCAGTATCACAAAAGCAATTTTCAGGCTTTATCGTCAGTCACTGCATTGTTCAATTTCTTAATACGTTGTATACAGAGGAATGATAAAGTAGCATTTATCGCATCATGTTAAGGTGCATTTTTATCTCTCAAAGCTTCATAGACCTGGATTTCtcattcaaatttgatttataATCCTGTAAACCAAGTTCAAGACTGAAACTGGACCAAAATACATCGTATAAGTATTTTCCAGACTTAACTTAAACCAATCGGCTTTTCACGAGATAACACATGTAATAATTCGAACCTGAAATTCAACTATACAGGCACTTCAGTGTCCTGCATTGGGTTTTGACTATGAGTGAAATAGTTGAGCGAATGACGAATTATATGATCACGAATGGACCAGTGATGGATGAGAACTCACCGTCTCGAATAAAATTAACGCAGTAaatctgaaaaacattttttacgaTGAGTATATACATACGCGAGCTGTTCGAGACTTATAATAGAGAGTGAGGCATATTATTTTCGACTATTTCTGGCTCCAAGCATGAACTATTAACTAGTAAACTTATCATTAGCTCCAACATATAtgttagatttttttatttctacgaAAATAGTCTAGTTGATAATACGCGATGGGAAGAAACGTGTTGTTCTTTTTCAGTAGTTGCCTTAAATTTTTGCTAGCGTAAATCCTATGATGATGATTTCTAATTGCGAATAGTAACTTATTTCATAAGGCAACGATTGAGTGAAGCAAATGATAGtcattttaatattataacaaaagaaaatgtaaGAACTGAAAATGGATCATTGTTAATACCAATGTACGAAAGAGAGTAACTGTCATAatcataatttacaatttgagcaataaaaaaaaaaaaaaaatcaaataaatcaaAGATATGAAAACATAAGAACAATTATGTTCTGAGTAAGTACATAAAGCAATGTGTTGAGCCGATAGTAAAGCTGTACAAAATCTGTTAACGAAATTCGTTAACAAAGTAGTAAACTATTTACCATCGATAAACGGGAATTGACAAACCTAGACATTTTGTCAATAGAGCGTCATCGAAATACAGAGGTAGTCTTACGCCTAGAAAATGGATTAATAAATCTGGCAAATAATCTCTCATTTTTAAATCTACAGTCTTGTGCTCCAGTCATTGAACGtctaataattttgaattcatgaaAGCAACATAGTACCAAAAATCAGAAATCATTTAGAGTAACATAGCTCATGCCTGATGCACAATAGTGCAGGACTTCACCTCTCGCTAAGACAATTCAATAGAGCATCCTTTAATTTACATTTACGTTCTCAATCATCGCACTGAATTCTTATTTCTCCGTAATGATCTTAGATTTTACCATCTTAACAGTGTATCAGTAACCTAAAATGACACGACCTCCAAGAAGTGGTGAGGTTCCTATGAAAAATTAGTCTGGAACAGCTCCAAGATGTTGGAAATCAATCAATTTGACTTAACTGTAATCTAAGATCTCACTACTTTTTAGGATAGCACTAAGGTAAACTGGTGTTCAGACTCTCCGGCAATCGGTAGTTCATCATGTGAAACGGTGGGCTCGCAGGACTACCTGGTTGACTGTTCATTCCAAGACTATTGGATCCGCGTCCACGTTTCCTCCTCTGTAAGATTCCCTTGCGTACCATGTAAAAACGGATTGTACTAATTGGGATGTTATATTTTTCTGAAGCAACTTGGAACGTCATACCACGTGCGACCATGTCGGAAGCTTGTTTCAGTTCTTCTTCGGAACGGCGCTGTCGTCTTTGGTAGCCTAGAATAAATGGGTTCGTAATCACTGTTATAAACATACTAATTATGGGGTAGGTAGATATTTCATTCATGAACGTTAAGGTGtgtttgtattaaaaaaaatttatttcacgttgAAAATTCGACAAATGCATATCTCGGAAACAATACTCTCACTATAAAATGttcaagaaattatttcaacactGAAGTCATATGTGTagtgatatgaaaaattttctgaccTTCAATTGCTGGAAACGGGCTGCCCGGTGTGCAGTTAGTAGCACGGACCATGCTAATAGTGTATGGTTTCTGATCATGGTTGAATTGTTCATCCGGCTCCATCTTCACCAGTCCCGGAGTCTCGGTGAGAGTTGCTTCGCAAGCACTCAATGCTTTTTCCAAGTGGTGAAGTGCCTCTGTGTGTTCCATGTTAACAGAATTCTGAGAGTTCTGAGTTGCGCTGGGTGCTGCAGTAGGAGTCACTTGAAGAGATCCAATTGTCGGGGTGCACTCGAGAAGATTGGCATTATTTGCAGCCATCATCGGTGTATCTTCAATTTTGATATTGTCGattgttatttgttttgtCGGAATTGTTGGCGTCTCAAGATTATTTGATTGTTGGGAACTGGATTCAGCATTCAGGTCCGGGTTGTCTTTTCCTTGATTCGATAGACCGCGTACCTATACAGTAGATTTACAAGTGACTAAGCCGGACATGTAAGAAATACTTTCTTTCCTTCAGAGAATACAGTGTGAGAACCTCATCAACATAAAGTTTTTGTTCATCGAAGTATACGAGACTGGATCATGAAAATGAGGAGTTAAACATGCAACTCAAATTTTCAGAAGATATATTTTTGCTAAACAACGAATATCTGAAATGTAAGTTTTACACCCACTGGTGATTTATCTATCACCTGAAGCTTCGCGTGTACAGATTTAGTATACAGGCCAAGAAAACGTTTTTCGAGTGTAGTTGAATAGCGATAAGAGTAACGTAGAATacattatgtaaaaaaaagataaagatcgtaataattatagacacatacatacatacgtgagTATAAGATTAAATTGTATAAAGATTAAATTTACGTTCAGCGTAAAGAGTGAGATAAcaaaacgatttgaaattgacCTAAGTTTGATTGTATCTCTGACAAGATAGTGTCTCTACTTTTTATCAAACTAATTCAGgaatatttttactcaaaaacCAATTATCcatataataattcataagAGTAATACAGATACCGCAGTCTGTAAATTGCCTACCTGTAAAGCTTCGGCAGCTTGCATCAGCTTTGTCAATTGCTGTTGTGCGACATAAACCTCTCCACGGTACATAAATTCAACGAGCGCCTGAAGTTCCCACATTCTCATGTcgcgaagaaaaattattggatGAGTGCAGGGAATATCCAGAAGCAGTCGCTCTAGATAATCGCTACAGGCAGATAGTACAACCTTGTGACATTTTATAGAGCCGCCGTCACAGGCCAACGTGACGTCAACAAACTGTTCGGAGCTCAACAATTTTGGAAATGCATTATGCATGTTAGACTGGTGGGAAGTCCATGACACGCAAAATTGCTGATGATCACCACAAAGGTAATTATCCACATCAGGTAAATTGTTTCCGGATTCCATTTTCAGCTGACTTATGGATCAGAATTAGTCCTTTGTACGTTACGTTACGtctggtaaaaataaaaaaaactactcAAATTTTACTgacatatttattattctatCATTTAAAATACATATCACATCAACCACTACTGTACAAATGGCAATCCAAACTACTTCTACACAACTGAGGATTAAAGGCCGTTCACCAAAAAGATTTTCTTAACGATACTGAAGCGTGATATATTCTAGACTATTTTTTGTCCAGGAACAAGACAGAAATACTAAATGCATGCAAATATTCATAAACATAAGCTTCCAAtatatgagaaaaatatttgtgatCTGAAGAATAAACTTAacatagaaaaattgaaagattgcTCAAAACAAGACtagaaaaagaatatttttattatgaGCAAAACTGACACTATAATGagtaaaaagaaagtaaattactaaatttttgacataaaacaaaatatgactgtaaaattcaattctgTTCATCAATGCTAAACAGGATCCAATCTAAGtaaaatgtattattttaaacatttgaAGCAACAGAAAGTTTGCTGTGATTCTTAGAACTCAtttcaaaacttgaaaataaatttggaaaaaataaacttgttTATATGAGCGCTACTTGAGAATTACATAACACCAAcagtgtaaattatttttgaggGATCAgtttattgataaaaatattttcagtgagtttgaatttttgtaatgaTGCATGGGATTAACAAAgctgaaaaacacattctaacaaataatatttttctacgtTATTAGACGTCATTACCACAGCAAATATTTCTTGCCACTCACCATAAACATGCAACAATCTGAATGTGTATTCTTTGTAATTAGCTACTTaagtaaaaggaaaaaattataaataaattgttaattgaacaatttatttttttttaatatacctACGTGACGAAATTTGAACTCTGAGATTGGACatgaatgataataatttatttgttaaataaaaaataatttaaacagtaacataataatatcaataataatgaaCAATTTATTAGGTAAACAGCTTCAATTGTTGACGCAAACGAGGCTAACCTCGGATGACTCAAAACATAATTGTGtcggttttaaaatttttacaatatggCTGTCGTGAAATAAGATGCCTCTCTCTAACAACAAATTGGCTAAGCCAGGGCTAAGCATACATAAACTGTATGCATGAGTAATATTCGCCGAATAATAGAAAGCAATACGTAATACCGTATTATCAATTACTAATATAGAATATCGTTAGGCTGTAACGTGATGAGCAGTGACTCAATAAAGCGTCTCAAGAAAAATCTATATGAACAACAAAATGAACGTGCAACAAAACAAATGACTTCACAAAGGTACGAGAACAGTACTCCGAATATTTACGATACGAATATCTCGGCATGCAACATTTCTAAACAATCACGTGCTCTGTTCCGTGGACAGGTTAGTTTAAAGTAAACTGACATATTCTACGGGGAACagcaaaaatattgtaacaaatagaaaaatggtgaaatcTTTGCGGGAGACGCTGTCGGCATGAAAGCCATCACCCCCCCAGGAACGCCTTGAGCACAAGTTTCACATTTCTCGTTAATTTATTGTACACGATACACCACAAGCACCAAATTTCGTGAGTAAACTTATACTAGTGGACtttgaagaataatttgtCACTCACAAGATTCAGCTCCACTTTATTCTCCTCAAGCTTTCACGTTATATTCGGCAAGAATCCCTTAAGAAAACATGCGTCCGTCCGAGATTTGCACTGGCTAGGGGAGCTCAGTTAAAAGGGTGGGGGTAGTAAGACTGGGGGTAGCTTAGGGGAACAGTGGCGCCCACGTTGGATTCTTACGGAGTCAACCGGCATTAAATTATCATAACCAATCATAACTATTATTTGCTTCTCGAGGTGTGTTCGTGAAATGCAGGATCTCTTCCTGCTTCGCCGGTTCGCTATTCGTCCCTTCTGGTCGCTACTTGCCTACtaatcaatttttacacattctATGCTAGTGGGAAAAGTGCGAAAACAACAAACCCCATCGCGTTCGACTATTCGGTTGCGTACTAAACATTTTGGGGTAATTCGATCGGTGTTTTAACTAGTTAGTTTATACACATCCGGTTCGTAACGGCAACCCAGCTGTAACCCGACTCCAACTCGACTGAAACTCAATTCAAACCCGAACCTGACTTGACTCTAACCCTCGATGTAAACGCACTCAACGCAACATTTTAATTGGTGTTACGTGAcagtattattatcatacatgtaatattttataaaaattactgAATCCATTTACTTTTATTTGAACTTTGTTTCGTCTTAGAGGGCGCTACGAAATCGGAAACATAAAAACCGCGAGCGTTGGCTCTCTCTCTGCTTACGCCGACCTGTCAGACCAAGGCAGTCAGGCAGTTCGGGCCACTTCGGGCGGTACATTGATACGTATCACGATTCATGGACGAacctacatatatacacatatattgaACCTGCGAATGTTTTATTGCGCCGCGCTAAGCGCTCCGTTTACTCGTTTTGCACTGACGCTCATGACAAATAGATCAAAAGGAAGTTCCAATGATTAGTAAAAATTGTATTGAATTTGTGAATAATAacgtaattttattataaaaaagttTGTACGCATACATACTGCCGAACATGATGCTCTAAAACATTAGAAATAACGTTTGGTTGTTTCATtctgtttcgaaaatttaaccTTTAATCAACTAGCTAGAAGATATTGAATGATATTTCATACTaatgtgtgcgtgcgtgtattttattataaaattaatttctttgagGGTCCATAAAGAGCACcctcaaatatttatttatcaatttcaataGCCCGATATTTACGAATTTCTAACATACAGGCTTATGTAAATCAACTTGTAGCTGAAAAATGTAAGCATAATATTTTCTGTTGTAAGTTTTGAAACACTCAAATCTTTACAGAATTCACTTTCTACAGATTTTTATCATGTgcggtataaaatatttcttaaataTTACCTGGAATGAGTGTGCCAATTCTACACGAAGCTTACTTCCAGATTCGATTCTTACAATTATGGCTGGAGCCGAAGATATGGAAGTCATTGAGCTTGGCTCTGACGATGAGCAACCAGCtacgaaaaacagaaaaaatagaTCAGCTAACAGTTTTAACAACAATTGTATTAACTTCAAGTGCAAGTCtggaataaatatgaaatcgGCACCTTCGTTTGCTTGTATATTTTATGGTTCAgctgcaacaaaaaaaaagaaacgattcATATGTGAAGCATGCTTAGATGCTGCGCTTAGTCATCAAGAGGTCAGTCTTACTAGTCATCTGCAATTATAACACCAAGTTTATTTACTTTAAAGTTTAGTTTGCTAAATCACAGTTATAGATGAAATTTGTCATTGAAAACTAGCTACACTAAAAAAGTAATTCTAAAACAACTCCACCTTTTGGACTTTCAGCTGTTTCGATTCTGTCATGTGAAATATATAGGTCTAAGCTGTGCAGTCAGATTTGCTTTTGTTTTCAGAGTCTAGTGGATTGTCTTTTGAATCGGAAGCCACTTTTAGAATGTGATTTTCCAGATCACACTATGGAAGTAGAAATATCAGATAGTGATGATTCGGATAATGATGAAGTCAATGGACCAGAGGAGGAAGGTACCATATTGGAATATCTCTGATtcttaaatttaaagaaactCCGCAATCGAAGTAATTGACTTTTCAGATTCAgcgttattttcaaaaattttcagatgaCTACATACCTGAGGATGTTCTGCTAGATATGGAAGAAAAGATGGATAGTGCTTTATCAACGATATTTAAAAAGTATGATATCGACTACCAAATTGAACAAGCTAATATTGTATTGAAGCAACAGTGGAATAAGATAGATGGTAAGTTCTCGAGAGTTGGAAATGAGGGAAACCTTGAAATCTAATGTATTTCTAACGATTTTGTTCAGTATCAATATCACAGTACTACTACTTAACTATTCAGTGATGTGAACGAACAAACGGCTTGCAGAAACCAATGAAGAAATAGACAAAAGTTTATCGAAAATGATGTGCGAAATGGACAAGTTGCGGAATCGTCTATATGACGAGTTCAAACCACAGATTAAAATGCTTCAAGAGATTGATATAGATTCAGATTCTACAGAAATTCCTAACTATCCACTTGTCGCAACGAAGAAAGTCACTCAAATGCGTGCTCCACCAGTTCCAGCTTCTGAGAGTCAGCCAGAAATTTTACCACTTGATGGAATCGAGACTCAATTAGTCGTAGTTGATTTGCCACCTGCTGGCCAACTGATTAAGCCTATGCCAGACGTTGGAGATCTAGTATATATCATGAAACACCCACTGATGTCGTGGGTTAAGGGAAGGGTATGTAAAGCAAGGCATGGctacattttctgaaaaattcaagagtTTAACCTCAACAGTGATGATTGTTCTAATTTTGATATATCTTCGTGACATCAAGTCTCCAAACTCccaaaaatttacgaaaatctTTAGCTGTTATAATCACACTGGAACGTACATATTGATATGCAGATCCAATCGGTGCAATCGCGAAGCCCTTCGCAGTACCGTGTTAAGATATTAACAAAGAAGAACAATTCTGTGGTAAGAACAGTGATGGGTACACAACTTGCACTAGCAATACCGAGTTCTGTTCTTATACCTGTGGGTACTAGAATTGTAGCCATTTTCAAAGATGTGAATGCTTGCGGATACTATAGTGGAGTGATTGCAGAACCACCTAAATCAACAAATAAGTACAGGTAGGAGTGCAGTCAGTGATCACGTTAAGAGGAGaatcaatgaaataaaaacctCATCAgcttttcaaagtttttgatTTGTGTAACTGAAAGTTGACTTGACTCGATTAATCTTTCAATTCATTGGACAGGTACTTGGTCTTTTTTGATGATGGATATGCTCAATATGTTATTCATAAACATATCCTAATAGTAAACGAATGGTCTTCTCGAGTATGGGAAGATGTGCCAAAAGAATCTCGGGAGTTTGTAAAAAAGTACATGGAATCGTATCCTGAAAGGCCAATGGTTAAATTGCAAACTGGTCAGGTGGTAAAGACTGAATGGAACGCAAAATGGTGGATTGCAAAAGTGATGCAAATTGATGCAAGTTTAGTGCAAATGTATTTTAATGCAGATGGAAGAACAGAGTGGATTTACAGAGGTTCTGCAAGATTGGGTCCTCTTTATGACGAATTACTTAAGGCAAACCTTAGACAGCATGGCCATCATGCTTCTCTTAACAACGCCAGTCATCGTTTCCCACCTGCAACAAACGTGAGTATAGCATGAATCTGCACATTTCCGCCTTACATTGAACATATTTTTCAGCGTAATAGTCTTCCCTATGTGGAATATACATCATTTAACATCGAACCAGATGACGAAGCACAATCTGGAAAtcaaaaatcacaaaaaattgtagaaatacAAACCAGTGCAGGTGCAATTAGCGTTCCTGCAAGTACTACAGTTGCAATACAAGCCCCAACTCAAACACGCGCTGTTGCTAGAAAAAGTACTAGTAAAAAGCAACCCGTTATTGAAACTGCCAATTTACCTGTTACTATTAATGCTGGGACTGGAAGTAATATAAAACCTTCGCACAGTATTGTTGTAAGTTGTAATGAAACTTTGTCATTTTAATGAATGAT is a window of Neodiprion pinetum isolate iyNeoPine1 chromosome 4, iyNeoPine1.2, whole genome shotgun sequence DNA encoding:
- the egg gene encoding histone-lysine N-methyltransferase eggless isoform X1; this encodes MLVGKVRKQQTPSRSTIRLRTKHFGAYVNQLVAEKYSILTIMAGAEDMEVIELGSDDEQPATKNRKNRSANSFNNNCINFKCKSGINMKSAPSFACIFYGSAATKKKKRFICEACLDAALSHQESLVDCLLNRKPLLECDFPDHTMEVEISDSDDSDNDEVNGPEEEDDYIPEDVLLDMEEKMDSALSTIFKKYDIDYQIEQANIVLKQQWNKIDETNEEIDKSLSKMMCEMDKLRNRLYDEFKPQIKMLQEIDIDSDSTEIPNYPLVATKKVTQMRAPPVPASESQPEILPLDGIETQLVVVDLPPAGQLIKPMPDVGDLVYIMKHPLMSWVKGRIQSVQSRSPSQYRVKILTKKNNSVVRTVMGTQLALAIPSSVLIPVGTRIVAIFKDVNACGYYSGVIAEPPKSTNKYRYLVFFDDGYAQYVIHKHILIVNEWSSRVWEDVPKESREFVKKYMESYPERPMVKLQTGQVVKTEWNAKWWIAKVMQIDASLVQMYFNADGRTEWIYRGSARLGPLYDELLKANLRQHGHHASLNNASHRFPPATNRNSLPYVEYTSFNIEPDDEAQSGNQKSQKIVEIQTSAGAISVPASTTVAIQAPTQTRAVARKSTSKKQPVIETANLPVTINAGTGSNIKPSHSIVYYQTKNKVPTREYVPHKCGSKCVEGIMSHTPDNLRVYSPLSIPLLCGWNRQLCKYPKLKKIILYQAPCGIRLRTIEELHQYLRVTGSPMSVDLFDFDYWVHCLAEFVLDKCFVNIKDLSYGVENVLIPCVNELDHALPDTIRYSTQRQPTEGVHLNLDPEFLCGCDCEDDCQDKEKCACWQLTIQGATLGGRVPDTAVGYVYKRLPEAVATGIYECNSRCKCSVKTCLNRVVQHPLTLKLQVFKTGSRGWGIRCLHDIPLGSFICIYAGTLLTEQGANEGGKNYGDEYLAELDYVEAVEGIKDGYESDVLDPDIQNDTADESGRKSNAVSEEDEETARETLDSDEDFNIGKNIDLNMDPASSIRKRLRKRKKNEREDQGGSEETSEDGSMTKDSENVVSKPIVISQNEKADCDLITISDDDEDIRREPSRFEPSVKPAQLSSSQSKSVREYFGEDEAVYIMDAKTTGNIGRYLNHSCDPNVFVQNVFVDTHDVRFPWVAFFALNYIRSGQELTWNYNYDVGSIPGKVIICRCGSSNCRGRLL